DNA from Leptospira mayottensis 200901116:
GTAAATAAGGCTCGCACCGGCCGCAAAAAAACCTAAAACCACGATCGAAGAAGTCAACTCGACGAGAGAAGGGGCAATCTGAAGATAAAACTGACCTTTAAAATTCCTGCGATAAACGTTTTGATTGATCTTTCCGAATTTTTCCTGCTCGTATTTTTCGGAATTAAAAACTCGAATCACTTTGATCCCAGAAATCATCTCTTGAATGTTCGCGTTCAGATCCGCCATCTTTTCCTGAAATCTAGCGGTGGATTTGGTGATTTTTCTAGTAAACAAAGTCACAGGAAGGATGATGACCGGAACGGTAAGACAAGCAATCAATAACAACTCTGTATTCAAATATAATAAAACTATTAAGTGCGTGATCACGTAAAAAAAGTTAATCGTTGCATCCCTGAAATTGCTCGAAATCACAGCTGCAACAATTTCGACATCGTTGATAATTCTACTCATCATCAAACCAGTTTTTTCCTTAAAGAAATAGGTTAAAGGAAGAAGCTGGTTTTTTTCAAAAAGCTCCTGTCGAATGTCGCGTACCGCCTTATAGCCCGCGGTCGCGATGCAGAATACGGACAACAAATACGTTATCAACTTGAGAAGATACAAAGGCATTACTATAACACAAATTGACCAAACAACCTCTTTCGGTTCTAGTCCCTTCGTTCTACTATTGACCCATTCTTTTGCATCGATTAAAAGAAGTTTGGTTCTTTCAAGTCCGTCCAGAGATTCCTTTCCGAACACTTTTTGTTTGAGAAGAATTCTCTGCTCGGGCAAAGTCATTTGTAGTTGAAAACGAGTTTGTTTGTCGTTTCCGAGAGAATCGAATAAAGGAATAAGTGCGGTAAGAGAAACCGCATTTAAAACGGCTGTCAATAACGCGAAAACGATCCCCAACGTGAATCGATATTTATAATGTACGGAATAAGACAAAAGCCTGAAAAAAAACTTCATAACCCCTGAACGATTGAGGAAAAGTTTCTGATCAGATCCAGCCCAGCGCTAGTCATGATGGATTCCGGATGGAACTGAACGCCATAAAGATGTTTTTTGGTTTTGTGACGGACCCCCATGATCACCCCATCCGGAGTTTTGGAAGTTATTTCAAGTTCCGACGGTATACTTTCCGGTTGAATCACAAGAGAATGATAACGAGTTGCAACGAAAGGAGAAGGAATCCCTTTGTAGATGTCTTTCCCGTCGTGTTCGATTAGAGAAATTTTTCCATGCATGATGGAAGGGGCGGATACAATTTTACCACCGTGAACAAGACCAATCGCTTGATGCCCGAGACAAACTCCAAAGATAGGCAGTTTACCACCGAGTTCTCGGATCACATCCAAACAAACTTTGGAATCCTCAGGGCGACCCGGACCAGGAGAAAGAATTATCGCCTTAGGAGCAAGTTCGTTAATATCGCCTAACGTAATTTTGTCGTTTCGATAAACTTCGACTTCGTTTCCGATCTGACAGAAATATTGATAAAGATTGTACGTGAAAGAATCGTAATTATCAATCAGGAGAAGCATTATTTCCATTCTCCTTTGAGTCCGTTTCTCGCAAACTCTACCGCCTTTAAAAGGGCCGCCATTTTGTTTTTTGTTTCTTCCAGTTCCAACTCGGCAACCGAATCATATACAACTCCGCCACCCGCCTGTAAAAATGCAGTATCTCCGTAAAACACAATCGTCCGGATGATAATTGCAAGATCGCTTTCTCCGGAAAATGAAATATAACCCAAAGCTCCGGAATAAATCGCTCTTCGAGTCGCTTCTAGCTCATCTATGATTTCCATCGCACGGATTTTCGGAGCACCCGAAACAGTTCCCGCAGGAAGAGTCGCGCGGATCAAATCATAGACAGTCTTATTTTCATCAAGTTCTCCTGCACATTGACTTACAATGTGCATAACGTGAGAATATTTCTCGATCACTTTAAAATCGTTCACACGAACGCTTCCGGGTTTACAAACCCTTCCAAGATCGTTGCGTCCGAGATCGACAAGCATAACATGTTCCGATATTTCCTTCGGATCGGAGAGAAGATTCTCTTCCAAAAATTTATCTTCGCTCGAGTTTTTACCGCGAGGACGGGTTCCTGCGATCGGACGAAGAAACGTCTGATTGTTCGCATATTTTACCATAATCTCCGGAGAACTTCCTACAATCGTAATTTCACCGAGTCGGAGATAATACATATAGGGACTCGGATTTACGGTTCTTAGGCCGCGATAGATTTGAAACGGAGAAACATCCGGCTTGAACTTCAACTTTCTGGAAGGCACGACTTGAAATATATCCCCAGCTTGGATATATTTTTTGGCCTTTTCCACATTTTTCTTATATTCTTCGTCCGGAATATTCGGATCCAATTGCAGAACCCCATTTACGACCTTCGGGGTTTTGATCTCTTCTGGAACAATTCCATTTCGGATTTCATTTTCGATAGAATTGATTTTATTGATTGTAGAATCGTAACATTCTTTTAAGGAAGAATGTTCTCGGATTCTTGCATTGACAACAATTCTTAAAATATGATCAATATGATCGACCACAAGAAGTTCGTCGTAGATCGCAAAATAACAATCGGGGGCGTTTTCATCTTCCGGCTTTGTATCCGGAATGTTCTCATAATAGCGAATGGCTGCAAAAGACACGAATCCTACTGCCCCGCCTGCAAACGAAGGAAGGCGATAGTCTTGGACGTAAACGTCGTCTCCGAGAAGATTCTCCAAAAGAACCAAAGGATCGTAAGTGATGATTTCCGTCGAAGTTTCGTTTTCGACGGTGATATAAAAAAGACCATTCTTTCCCTGAAGGATGCGGGAGGGAGTTTTGCCGAGAAAAGAATTTCTTCCCAGTTTTTCACGGCCTTCCACAGATTCCAGAAGAAAGGAATTCTGTGAAGATTCACATCCCCACTTTGCAAACAGAGAAACCGGAGTTTCCATATCTAGAAAAACCTGTTTAAAAACAGGAATCAAATTTCCACGCTCTGCAAGCGCGGAGAATTCCTCGAATGTGAGAGAAAACTCTTTCAGGAGTTCGGCCCCTCGATTCCCTTTCCATCCGCAAGAAAACGAGAAACGATCATTCTTTGAATTTGAGAAGTACCTTCGTAGATTTGAAAAATTTTCGCATCTCTCATTAACTTTTCAACCGGATATTCCGTGTTAAATCCGTATCCGCCGAGAACTTGAACAGCGTCCGTGCAAACTTTCATGCACATATCTGCACAGAACATTTTTGCGATCGATGCTTGGTATGTATTCCTAAATCCGTTATCAATTATCCAAGCCGCTTGATAACAAAGAAGTCTTCCGGCTTCGATGTCGCGAGCCATCTCCGCGATCATAAAAGAGATTCCTTGGTTTTCCATGATCGGACGACCGAAAGTATTACGAGTATTTGCATAGCTGACGGAATGTTCCATCGCAGCACGCGCAACCCCGACAGCTCCGATTGCAACTCCAGGACGAGTGCGGTCAAAAGCTCCCATTGCAATTTTAAAACCCTCCCCCTCTCGCCCAATCATCTGCCACGAGGGAATTTTCACGTCTTCGAATGTGATTGCACGCGTGTCAGAACATTTCTGCCCCATGTTGATTTCTTTCTTTCCTACGATGATTCCAGGAGATTTTGCATCTACGATAAATCCGGTAATTCCTTTATGACCTGCGGAAGGATCGGTTTTTGCAAGAACGAAAAGCCAATCTGCGTATCCGGCATTCGTGATCCACATTTTGGAACCGTTGATGATATATTCGTCTCCGACTTTTTTTGCAGAGGTACGAATTGCCGCGACGTCTGATCCAGCACCCGGTTCGGTCACCGCATAAGCCGCGAGTTTAAATTCCTCCGTCATTGGTTGAATAAATTCTTTTTTGATTTTATCACTTGCTCCGAGAATAACAGGAGCCAACGCAAGGTTATTTGCAAGAATTGCGGTCGCCACACCGGAACATCCCCAAAAAAGTTCTTCTCCGATGATTACACCGTCCAGTTCGGACATATCAGCTCCGTTGAATCTGGATTCTATATGAAGATTCATGAGCCCGATTTCCCAAGCTTTTTTTAAGATTGCAAGAGGGTATTCCCCCGTACGGTCGTGATGCTCTGCCTTTGGACGAACTTCTTCTTTAGCAAATTTTCTGGCGAGATCACGCAATTCTTTCTGTTCACTAGAAAGGGCAAATTCCATTTTTATAGTACACCTTGGTCGAAATTGAACTCATCCGATGGTTCCTGGCATTCCCCGCTTGGGATCGTCGATGCCGGGATTTACTTTCCGGTACGGCTCTTCGAAATCGGTATCGAAACCTAGAATAAAGCTCTGTATGCAAGATTCGAAGGGAATCATTTACCGTCAAGAAGGTACGAACGGATTCCCACCTTACCTTTACTCCTCTTGAATCCAACCCCGACCGGGTTGAACTGGAATGTATTTGAATTTTTTACCCTTTAAACCTAACCTTCAAATTATTTCCTTTTATAAAAAGGTCCAACCGTTTTAATTTTAGGGAACTCCTGTTAAA
Protein-coding regions in this window:
- a CDS encoding ABC transporter ATP-binding protein — protein: MKFFFRLLSYSVHYKYRFTLGIVFALLTAVLNAVSLTALIPLFDSLGNDKQTRFQLQMTLPEQRILLKQKVFGKESLDGLERTKLLLIDAKEWVNSRTKGLEPKEVVWSICVIVMPLYLLKLITYLLSVFCIATAGYKAVRDIRQELFEKNQLLPLTYFFKEKTGLMMSRIINDVEIVAAVISSNFRDATINFFYVITHLIVLLYLNTELLLIACLTVPVIILPVTLFTRKITKSTARFQEKMADLNANIQEMISGIKVIRVFNSEKYEQEKFGKINQNVYRRNFKGQFYLQIAPSLVELTSSIVVLGFFAAGASLIYSGRFTQGEFMAFLLTLLFLLRPLTQLSQMVGKITQSIASGKRIFEIIDLETEDHSKESKVVATPLAYNIEFKNLFFTYPGTGTAVLKDINLKVKRGETVALIGASGCGKSTLMDLIPRFFDPSSGSIEFDGIDIRDVSLGDLRKKIGIVTQDIFLFHGSVADNIAYGKPGATRKDVIRAARLAHAHDFIKKMDNGYDSILGVRGLNLSGGQRQRLVIARALLRDPEIMILDEATSALDVESERLVSDALRRLYANRTTFVIAHRLSTIKDISRIVVMDNGKIVEEGDHNSLYEKNGIYRKLSENQFAANNGVLP
- a CDS encoding anthranilate synthase component II, whose amino-acid sequence is MLLLIDNYDSFTYNLYQYFCQIGNEVEVYRNDKITLGDINELAPKAIILSPGPGRPEDSKVCLDVIRELGGKLPIFGVCLGHQAIGLVHGGKIVSAPSIMHGKISLIEHDGKDIYKGIPSPFVATRYHSLVIQPESIPSELEITSKTPDGVIMGVRHKTKKHLYGVQFHPESIMTSAGLDLIRNFSSIVQGL
- a CDS encoding anthranilate synthase component I family protein, producing METPVSLFAKWGCESSQNSFLLESVEGREKLGRNSFLGKTPSRILQGKNGLFYITVENETSTEIITYDPLVLLENLLGDDVYVQDYRLPSFAGGAVGFVSFAAIRYYENIPDTKPEDENAPDCYFAIYDELLVVDHIDHILRIVVNARIREHSSLKECYDSTINKINSIENEIRNGIVPEEIKTPKVVNGVLQLDPNIPDEEYKKNVEKAKKYIQAGDIFQVVPSRKLKFKPDVSPFQIYRGLRTVNPSPYMYYLRLGEITIVGSSPEIMVKYANNQTFLRPIAGTRPRGKNSSEDKFLEENLLSDPKEISEHVMLVDLGRNDLGRVCKPGSVRVNDFKVIEKYSHVMHIVSQCAGELDENKTVYDLIRATLPAGTVSGAPKIRAMEIIDELEATRRAIYSGALGYISFSGESDLAIIIRTIVFYGDTAFLQAGGGVVYDSVAELELEETKNKMAALLKAVEFARNGLKGEWK
- a CDS encoding acyl-CoA dehydrogenase family protein, which produces MEFALSSEQKELRDLARKFAKEEVRPKAEHHDRTGEYPLAILKKAWEIGLMNLHIESRFNGADMSELDGVIIGEELFWGCSGVATAILANNLALAPVILGASDKIKKEFIQPMTEEFKLAAYAVTEPGAGSDVAAIRTSAKKVGDEYIINGSKMWITNAGYADWLFVLAKTDPSAGHKGITGFIVDAKSPGIIVGKKEINMGQKCSDTRAITFEDVKIPSWQMIGREGEGFKIAMGAFDRTRPGVAIGAVGVARAAMEHSVSYANTRNTFGRPIMENQGISFMIAEMARDIEAGRLLCYQAAWIIDNGFRNTYQASIAKMFCADMCMKVCTDAVQVLGGYGFNTEYPVEKLMRDAKIFQIYEGTSQIQRMIVSRFLADGKGIEGPNS